From a single Phragmites australis chromosome 7, lpPhrAust1.1, whole genome shotgun sequence genomic region:
- the LOC133923975 gene encoding protein phosphatase 1 regulatory subunit INH3-like, whose amino-acid sequence MASHAPPPRSLSTGSVTVTVEPSPSSSSSSPPAAASALAPPSHTVVLRLKRRAKKKVTWKEGTVDNEFLGRKSSKKCCVFLKEVPFDEDCSDDEGPNGRGGGRRCLQGEAGEGTGSGGGGCSSYSHDHNHHHH is encoded by the coding sequence ggtcgTTGTCGACCGGATCCGTCACCGTGACGGTCGAACCctccccctcttcctcctcttcctcccctccggcGGCCGCGTCGGCGCTGGCGCCGCCGTCCCATACGGTGGTGCTTCGGCTGAAGCGGCGGGCGAAGAAGAAGGTGACGTGGAAGGAAGGGACGGTGGACAACGAGTTCCTCGGCCGCAAGAGCTCCAAGAAGTGCTGCGTCTTCCTCAAGGAGGTCCCCTTCGACGAGGACTGCAGCGACGATGAGGGCCCCAACGGCAGGGGCGGCGGGCGCCGCTGCCTGCAGGGAGAGGCCGGCGAGGGCACcggcagcggcggtggaggATGCTCTTCCTACTCCCACGACCACAACCATCACCACCACTGA